From the Chryseobacterium fluminis genome, the window TCTTGAATATACTGTAGCGAAAAGTGATAATAACGGCTGCGATATTTTACTGAAATTACTCGGAGGCACACAGAGCGTGCAGAAATTTATGGATGCTAAAGGCGTAAAGGGATTCCGGATCAAATATAATGAGGCCACTATGCACAGGGATTGGAATGCGCAATATGAAAATTACAGTACCGCAAAATCGGCAGTCGATGTGCTGAAAAAGCTGTATGACGGGAAATTGTTATCAAAAAAATCAACTGACTACCTGACAAAAGTATTATTATCCACATCTACCGGAAAAAACAAACTGATAGAACAGCTCCCGGAAGGCACCCCGGTGGCCAGAAAAACGGGTGCTTCAGGAAAGAATAAGGAAGGACTTACCGGCGCTGAGAACGAAATTGCGATCGTCACTTTGCCTTCTCAGCGGCATTACGCCATAGCCGTATTCGTCAGCAATTCAACGGAAAGCGATGCAGTAAACTGTAAAATTATTTCCGATGTTTCCAAAACAGTGTGGGATTATTTTAATAAGTAAAATTTTAGGCTTAATTTTAGGCGGCTGTAAAAGATATTCATTATGAAAAAAATAATAGTACTCGCAGGAATTTTCAGTTTTTCACTTTTCTGTGCCCAGAAGGGAGATAACTATCTGCAACTGAGATATGGCAGCATCTGCTGCGGAACTCCGTCTACAGCACCCGTAGACCAATATATTACTCAATTCAAGAAGAAAAATAAAATTAAAAACCTGGAAGTCTACAGACAGAGCGGTCTGGGAAGAGAAGGTGAATTTAACCTGTATATAGGGACAGATCAACTTACCAGGAAACAGAAAACAGCGTTTGTGAAAGGGCTGAAATCTGCTGTGGAAGCCCAGAATAATGCCAGACAGAAAAATCATGACGGAACCATAGGTTTTGAGGAAACCGAAATGGTGAAAAAAGCTGATTTAGCCAACGCTAGGAATCTAACTATCTATAAAAAATAAAAGAAAAATGATCAAAAACATTGTAGTTATCGGAGCTGGAACCATGGGGAACGGTATTGCCCATACTTTTGCGCAAAGCGGGTTTAAAGTGAACCTCGTAGATGTATCTCAGGAAGCTTTGGACAGAGGCCTGAAAACCATTACTACCAATCTTGACAGAATAATTGCAAAGGGAAACCTTACTGAAGAACAGAAGGCTGAGACATTGGGAAATATTTCGACTTTCACTGCACTTCAGGATGCCGTAGGAGCGGCGGACCTTATTGTAGAAGCAGCGACCGAAAACCAGGAACTGAAGCTGAAGATCTTCGGACAGATGGATGAGTTTGCCCCTGAAAACTGTATTCTGGCTACCAATACTTCATCGATCTCTATCACGAAAATTGCCGCCGCTACCAAAAGGGCTGATAAAGTTATCGGGATGCACTTTATGAATCCTGTGCCCATTATGAAACTGGTAGAGATCATCAAAGGGTATTCTACTTCTAAAGAAACTTTTGACTCTATCTATGAGATGAGTAAAACTTTAGGAAAAGTTCCTGTAGAAGTTAATGATTATCCCGGCTTTGTGGCCAACAGAATCCTGATGCCAATGATCAACGAATCTATCGAAACTTTATATAACGGGGTTGCCGGGGTTGCAGAAATCGATACGGTGATGAAGCTGGGAATGGCTCATCCGATGGGGCCGCTTCAGCTGGCAGATTTTATCGGTCTTGATGTTTGCCTGGCGATCCTGAACGTGATGTATGACGGTTTCAAAAATCCTAAATATGCTCCTAATCCACTCTTGGTAAACATGGTAATGGCAGGAAAGCTCGGCGTAAAATCAGGGGAAGGTTTTTATGACTACTCCGAAAGCAAAAAAGCTGAAAAAGTAGCAGAAATGTTTTCGAAATAATTTTAAAGTTATGAGTTATAGTTATAAATTTGGGCTCAAGCTATTAATTTATAATTTAACTACTACGCTTTGATAAAACTTAAAGAAAAGAATATTCAGATATTACTGGTCATCATAACTTTTATGATGACCATTTTGCGTTTTTTACTCAATGAAAAAGGAAGGGTGAACCCTGATTCTATCCGCTATATGAGATTTGCCCGCGCACTGCCGGTTATTGATAATACCACGACGCCATTAGGATATCCTGCTGCTATAAAGTTCTTTACTTATTTCGGACCGGATGAGTTCTGGAGCAGTAAAGTCATCGGACTTCTGGCTTTCTTATTTATCGTTTTTTTTGCCTGGAGAAAAAAGTTCTACTTCCGGGAATCTGTTGTTTTATGTACATTATTCAGTTTTCTTTCTATTTTTTCTTACACCATGAGTGAGGCGCTGATCTTACCTTTTGTCGTTCTTTTCATGTACACGGCCATGCTTACCATTAATGGAAAGCTTGGAAAATGGCAGTCCGTTTTTTATCTGTCCCTGTGTTTAATAGCCCTCTATAACATACGATACAGTGCTCTTTTTATCATCGGAGGAACCGGTCTGTACGGCCTGATCTTCCTGAAGAGAACCTATGGCATTTCCTTTATCATTTCAGCAACGGTCGGCATGGTATTTATTGTCCTATATAAATTTCTTTTTATAGACTATTTTAACGCAGAATATGTTCAGCAATTTTTAGAAATGGGCCTGCATACGACTCCGGAATTGCTGATCCAGTTATTTCAGGGATTGTGTACGACTTTCAATCCTTTTATTCATATTGCCAATCCGGGTGGAGGTATTATTAATTATGCCATTTACGGCATCGGTCTGGTCAACATTCTTTTCATCATTTACCTTTTTATTAAGTATAAGCTTTCGGACGCTGAGTTTTTCTATATTTTTGTAAGTATTGCAGGAATCGTCTGTTCCTATTTCGTGCAGTATTTCTATTCTGTAAATCCGATAGATTACCGGTTGATGGCTCCTTTCAGCCTTCCGGTCTGGCTGGTGTACCTGAAAAGGCTTTTCTCGCTTTTCGGAATAAAGGTGTATGTGGTAGGATTTTTAAGCCTCATGTCCGGGATGCTTTTCACCTGGCTTTCCAGAGGAAATTATCTTGAAAACAGAAAAAAAATCACGGAATTCCTGAAAACAGAGAAGCTTGATAAAGCCCCACTGAAGTTTTTTATCATCGAAGAACTGGACCTGGAAAAAATACAGGTAGCAGAACTGATCAGTACGGTAAATCCACAGGTAAGTATTACCTTCAAGCCTGAGGATACGCTGCAGAAAACAACATTAACGCGTTATAAAGTTTTGCAAAAAGTTAAGATCGACAAGAACAAATATCAATAATTTTATTATCTTTGATTTAAAGTTAAAATATTAAAAAAATGAAATTACCAAAGTTTTTATTAGCAGATAATTCGGAATTTCCAGAAGATTTATTCGTAGTTCATACAGAATATCCAAGATTCATCTTAAATGTTGAAGAAGAAGAAGTTGAATGGTTAGATGATCTGGAAGGAGACGACGAGGAAACGATGGCAGATGAGGCTACTAAAGTAGTAGAAGCTGCTTTCAAATGGTGTGATGAAGAATTGGCGAAGTACGACGAAGAAGAGGAAGAATAATAATTTTACCCATAAAAAAGGAACTCAGATTGAGTTCCTTTTATTTTTACTGTGCTTTATTAAATTTCAGAAGCAATAAGTTATCTTTATATAATTCCAGTGTATTTCCTGACACTACATATTTATTGGCTTTTCCTACCATATCCATAAAATTCTGTTCTACGCTCATATTATCACAAGCCATTCTGGTAGATCCCAGTTGTCCGGCAGAAAAATTTCCATTTGCAGGATCTACTTTAGCCGTTCCAAAATAATTATTACACCCTGCATTTCCGTTGATCTTTTCTCCTTCGATATTTAAAGTAGGTATTTTCCCTTTTACATTATCGGCAAGTTCCCATTTTGTACTTGCCAGTGATGGCTGTGCCTTTCCTACTTTTGAAGCAGAGGAACTCGTCATAGACCCACATGACGCTAACAACACTGTGGCACCTATACTTAAAAAGATATTTTTCATTTTTTATTTTTATTTATTTAAACCAAATTTACGGAAATATTATTATCATAACGGTTTTCAAAGGATTTTATTCTTCCCGGATCACCGATTTATTTCTAAGTATTACCTGGAGATTACTGCGAATTTTTCCGAAAAAAATGAGCTACCCTGCAACAAATAAAAAAACGGACTCAAGAAAGTCCGTTTATATATGAATATGTCTATTGTAATATTCTAATATTATGATCTCAATTCGGCATTGAATTCTTTCTGGAAAGATTTAATCAGAGAATCCATCACTACTGCAATTTCTTTTTCTTCCAGTGTTTTCTCTTCATTTAAAAGCTCAAAACTCATGGCATAAGACTTTTTACCTTCCGGCAGATTTTTGCCTTCATAAACATCAAAAAGATTGATGTTCTTAATATAAGGAGACTTATTCTTCTTTGCCGTCTGGTAAAGATCTTCGTAGTTCACATGCTTATCAATCAGCAATGCAAGGTCTCTCCTGATTTTGTTGAATTTAGGAATATCTTTAAATTTCAGTTCATTTGCAGCGCGAAGTTCCTGAGCAAATTCCAATTCTATTTCAGCATAGAAACATTCCTGGTCGATATCAAAATCTTTCAGCATCTGGGCAGAAACTTTTCCGATTCTTACCAAAACTCTTCCGTCTGTTTCATACGCCAAAGCATCTGAAAACCTTTCATCAGACAAAGCCACTTCTTTATAATCGACAGTCAGTTTTTCCAGTAAAACTTTCACATAAGCTTTTAAATTGAAGAAACTGGTGGCTGATTTCGGCTGAAGCCAGTTTTCTGCTACATCTCTTCCGGTCACTAAAAGTGCCAGTTGTTTTCTTTCTTCATATTTATCCTTTTTATGATAAATTTTTCCGAATTCGAAGAACCTGATATCCTGATTTTTTCTGTTGATATTGTAGATTGCATTCTGAAGAAGACCTTCCAGTAAAGATTTTCTCATAAATGCCAAATCATTGCTTAAAGGATTTAACAGTTTTACCGCATCGGTTTCATCTTTCACAAAAGTCAGAGAATTATTCATTACTTCATTAAACCCTAAACTCTGTAAATTTCTGGCCCAGCTGTTTTCTAATTCATCCTGATCATGAGCATTTAACTTCACCGGCGTAAACGAAATTTTCTGAGGAGCATCGATTTTATTATATCCGTAAATTCTCAGGATCTCTTCGATAACAT encodes:
- the bla-A gene encoding CGA/CIA family class A beta-lactamase yields the protein MKKISLFFLLISACMFAQQSVLEQKINAIIKDKKATVGISVLSFEDGFIYNKNQDKKLPMQSVFKFHIAAAVLHLVDNGKLSLGQKILLNKTNLLENTWSPLRDKYPGGNVEVPLREILEYTVAKSDNNGCDILLKLLGGTQSVQKFMDAKGVKGFRIKYNEATMHRDWNAQYENYSTAKSAVDVLKKLYDGKLLSKKSTDYLTKVLLSTSTGKNKLIEQLPEGTPVARKTGASGKNKEGLTGAENEIAIVTLPSQRHYAIAVFVSNSTESDAVNCKIISDVSKTVWDYFNK
- a CDS encoding 3-hydroxybutyryl-CoA dehydrogenase, whose protein sequence is MKNIVVIGAGTMGNGIAHTFAQSGFKVNLVDVSQEALDRGLKTITTNLDRIIAKGNLTEEQKAETLGNISTFTALQDAVGAADLIVEAATENQELKLKIFGQMDEFAPENCILATNTSSISITKIAAATKRADKVIGMHFMNPVPIMKLVEIIKGYSTSKETFDSIYEMSKTLGKVPVEVNDYPGFVANRILMPMINESIETLYNGVAGVAEIDTVMKLGMAHPMGPLQLADFIGLDVCLAILNVMYDGFKNPKYAPNPLLVNMVMAGKLGVKSGEGFYDYSESKKAEKVAEMFSK
- a CDS encoding META domain-containing protein, producing the protein MKNIFLSIGATVLLASCGSMTSSSASKVGKAQPSLASTKWELADNVKGKIPTLNIEGEKINGNAGCNNYFGTAKVDPANGNFSAGQLGSTRMACDNMSVEQNFMDMVGKANKYVVSGNTLELYKDNLLLLKFNKAQ